The Campylobacter concisus genome segment AGATAAAAGGTAAAATTTTAGGCGAAAAGTAGTTAAAAATTTGCTTTTTGGATAGTAAGCGTTAATCTTAGTCTTTAGTGCTTTTTTAAAGTGTTAAACTTTGGTCGCAAAGATGAGCTTATCATCTGCGAAATTGGAAATAAAAAGGAGAATGTGATGTTAAATCCGGCAGAAACTGCACAAGCGGTCTCAAGCTCTATGGAGCATAAAGCTAATATGCCACTTGCAAGCATTATTATTCTTGCTATCATGGCTGGAGCTGCTATTGCTATGGGCGATATTTTTTGGGCTCATTCGACTGTGGGCATGGCTGAAAACCAGTCTATTGGCCTTTCAAATTTTATCGGTGGTATCACATTTAGTTGTGGTCTTATGATGGTTGTTTTTTACGGTGGTCACCTTTTTACAAGCTCTGTTTTAAGTGGTGTTAGTGCATATGAAGGCAGGCTAAAACTAGGACAGACTATTGGATACTGGGCTATCGTTTGGATATTTAACTTCGTTGGTGGCGCGTTAATCGCTTATATGTATTATTACTCAGGTTTGCCACTAAAGTATGATGGCTATATCTTGCAACACTTCGTGCCATCTGCAATTGGTAAGATCACAGCACCGTTTCACGAGCTATTTATTCGTGGTATATTTTGTAACATCTTTGTCTGCATGTCTATCTGGACTGCGACTAGCGAGAGCAGCTTGTCTGGTAAATTCTTTGCCATTATGTGGATGATTGGCGCGTTTGTCGCATGTTCTATGGAGCACTGCGTGGCAAATATGTTCATCATAACCGAAGCCATCATTTCTAAGGCTCACTACATCGCAGCAAGCGGTGGCGATATCAATGCTGCAGCAGCACTACTTCATACAACAGTTGATAAGCTAGAAGTGCTAAACTGGGGAAATTTCATCGTTAAAAACCTAGTACCGGTTACTCTTGGCAATATCGTCGGAGGAGTTTTCTTCGTTGGTTTGGCTGGCTTTGTGGCTAATAAATTTGAGATGAAGAAAAAAGCTTAAAACTCTTAGTCTTTGCTTTTTAGCAAAGACTAATCTTTTAAAATTACTCTTTTTGCTAGTAATTATCTTTATTTTATTAAAAATTTTTGATTTTTAATTTGTGTAGCTTTCAAGTTTTTCGTAGTCTATTATTAAAAACTCATGTGGCGTTATTTTTCTTATAATGTCATCTTTTATAAGCTCATTAAATGTAGTTGAGGCACTTTGTCTTTTAAGCCCCACAAAGCTTGATAGCACTTTTAAAGAAAATGGCAAAAAGAGGTAATGATATCCATTTTGCTTTAGATCTTGCTCGCGTGCAAGTTCGATTAAAAAATTTGCAATCCTACCCTTTGCATCTTCAAAAAGTATTGATTTTATGATCTGACGTTGCACGATGATGGCGTTTAATGCCGCTTTTAAAATTTCATCTACTACTTTTATATTTGATAAAATTTCACCTATCTTACTTAAGCTTATGGAGTAAATTTTGGCATCTTCTAAAATTTCAAAAGCACAATTATCATCAAGAACAGCGATATTATTTGCCTCCAAGCGGTAGAGGATAAATTCTTCCCCGTCTTCAAAAAATGAAAGCTTTGCACAGCCACTTTTTAAGAAAATGATTTCAATCTCTTCTGCGTAAATTATGCTTGTTTTTGGAAGATTTTTGTACTCAAATTTATCAAGTTCGGATTGAGTTAGGATATCTAAAATTTGTGTTTGCAAAAGGCCTAAACGTGACTTTTTCATGATTCTCCCAAAAGTAGTTTTGGATTTTATCTTAGAAAGTATTTAATCAAGTTGAAATTTTTGCCTTTTAATTTTTAAATTTCAATAATTTTTAAAAGTAGTATTAATTTTCAAAGAAGGTTGCATAAAACGCAACCAAATTTTTAAAATCCGTGAAGTTTTTTTAGATTTTCATCTATAGGTTTTTTATGTCCATCTTTTGTCACGCTGACGTAGGTTGCGATGGCGCTTGTAACGTGTATACTCTCTCTAAAACCACCGTCATTTAGCCTTAGCGCAGTCACTTCTATCTGTGTTGTTATCGACGTTTTGCCAACCGCGATGATTTTAGCGTAGCAACTTAGCACATCGCCAACAAAGACTGGTTGCTTAAAGATGATCTCTTTCATAGAAATCGTCACAACACGCTCTGGAGAAATTTCCCTTGCAGCTTGTGCGCCTGCAAGGTCGATCTGGCTCATTATCCAACCGCCAAAGATATTGCCAGCTGAGTTTGTATCTTTTGGCAGCATGACTTGTTTTATGCGTGGCTCACCAAAATCTTTTAAAATATCCATTTTTTGCCTTTTAGATGTTAAAATTTTTGGTTGATTGTAGCAAATTTTAAGGCTTTATGCTA includes the following:
- a CDS encoding formate/nitrite transporter family protein, whose protein sequence is MLNPAETAQAVSSSMEHKANMPLASIIILAIMAGAAIAMGDIFWAHSTVGMAENQSIGLSNFIGGITFSCGLMMVVFYGGHLFTSSVLSGVSAYEGRLKLGQTIGYWAIVWIFNFVGGALIAYMYYYSGLPLKYDGYILQHFVPSAIGKITAPFHELFIRGIFCNIFVCMSIWTATSESSLSGKFFAIMWMIGAFVACSMEHCVANMFIITEAIISKAHYIAASGGDINAAAALLHTTVDKLEVLNWGNFIVKNLVPVTLGNIVGGVFFVGLAGFVANKFEMKKKA
- a CDS encoding Crp/Fnr family transcriptional regulator; this translates as MKKSRLGLLQTQILDILTQSELDKFEYKNLPKTSIIYAEEIEIIFLKSGCAKLSFFEDGEEFILYRLEANNIAVLDDNCAFEILEDAKIYSISLSKIGEILSNIKVVDEILKAALNAIIVQRQIIKSILFEDAKGRIANFLIELAREQDLKQNGYHYLFLPFSLKVLSSFVGLKRQSASTTFNELIKDDIIRKITPHEFLIIDYEKLESYTN
- a CDS encoding acyl-CoA thioesterase, which translates into the protein MDILKDFGEPRIKQVMLPKDTNSAGNIFGGWIMSQIDLAGAQAAREISPERVVTISMKEIIFKQPVFVGDVLSCYAKIIAVGKTSITTQIEVTALRLNDGGFRESIHVTSAIATYVSVTKDGHKKPIDENLKKLHGF